In Epinephelus fuscoguttatus linkage group LG15, E.fuscoguttatus.final_Chr_v1, a genomic segment contains:
- the LOC125902806 gene encoding E3 ubiquitin-protein ligase TRIM39-like, with amino-acid sequence MTMSAASCVLSEEQFLCCICLDVFTNPVTIPCGHNFCKNCITQHWNVNSSQCQCPMCKKHFKTRPELPVNTFISEMAAEFRQSAGKKSSRDSEVQVAKPGEIPCDICTGTKLKAVKTCLTCFASYCGVHLDPHMTADPLKRHSLTDPVENMEARVCTKHKKTLELFCKTDQMCVCSHCTVTEHMAHNIASLKDEYEAKKAELEQAEAEIQQMIQERKLKIQKIERLRMHSKEDAEREIADGVRIFTILMQTAERDLNELIEKIEERQKTTEEQADSFIKELEQEISALMKKTADMQQLSRTQDHLHLLQSFASMNTALCTKNWAEVSFRQPSYEGIVVKAVTELEETFSREKQQLLHQARLKRVQHYAVDVILEHHTANPWLVLSDDGKQVKCGEMRMNLPDNTERFSLYTNVLAQQSFSSGRFYYEVKVSGKTDWTLGVVKGSVDRKGIIPLSPVNGYWAVGLRNGNEYLTFASPVVSLSLNLKPQKVGVFVSYEEGVVSFYDVDAAVHLYSFTNCCFTEKLFPLFSPGLHHGGMNSTPLIISPVDHTD; translated from the coding sequence ATGACCATGTCAGCTGCAAGCTGTGTGCTGTCTGAAGAGCAGTTTTTGTGCTGCATCTGTCTGGATGTTTTCACTAATCCAGTCACTATACCATGTGGACACAACTTCTGCAAAAACTGCATCACACAGCACTGGAATGTCAACAGTTCTCAGTGCCAGTGTCCCAtgtgtaaaaaacattttaaaacccGCCCTGAGCTGCCTGTCAACACTTTCATATCTGAGATGGCTGCTGAGTTTAGACAGTCAGCTGGAAAGAAAAGCAGCAGGGACTCAGAGGTACAAGTCGCCAAACCGGGAGAAATCCCCTGTGACATCTGCACTGGAACTAAACTAAAGGCTGTGAAGACGTGCTTGACGTGTTTCGCCTCCTACTGCGGTGTTCACCTGGATCCTCATATGACAGCTGACCCCCTGAAAAGACATTCGCTGACTGATCCGGTGGAGAACATGGAGGCAAGGGTGTgtacaaagcacaaaaaaacactggagctgttctgtaagactgaccagatgtgtgtgtgctcgcacTGCACTGTTACAGAGCACATGGCTCACAACATTGCTTCTCTGAAAGATGAATATGAAGCAAAGAAGGCAGAGCTGGAGCAGGCAGAGGCTGAAATCCAGCAGATGATCCAGGAGAGAAAGCTTAAGATCCAGAAAATTGAACGCTTAAGAATGCACAGTAAGGaagatgcagagagagagatagcAGACGGTGTTCGTATCTTCACCATTCTGATGCAGACTGCAGAAAGAGACCTGAACGAGCTTATTGAGAAAATTGAAGAGAGGCAGAAGACGACAGAGGAACAGGCTGACAGCTTCATCAAAGAACTGGAACAAGAAATCTCTGCACTGATGAAGAAAACTGCTGACATGCAACAGCTCTCACGTACACAAGACCATCTTCACCTTCTGCAGAGCTTTGCGTCCATGAACACTGCTCTGTGCACCAAGAACTGGGCAGAGGTCAGCTTTCGTCAGCCATCATATGAGGGAATTGTGGTGAAAGCTGTGACTGAGCTGGAGGAGACATTCAGCAGAGAGAAGCAGCAGCTACTTCATCAGGCCAGGCTGAAAAGGGTCCAGCATTACGCTGTGGATGTAATTCTTGAACATCACACAGCGAATCCCTGGCTCGTCCTGTCTGATGATGGGAAACAAGTCAAGTGTGGTGAGATGAGGATGAACCTGCCAGATAACACAGAAAGATTTTCTCTTTATACCAATGTCTTGGCACAGCAGAGTTTCTCCTCTGGAAGGTTTTACTATGAGGTTAAGGTATCAGGGAAGACTGACTGGACTCTGGGAGTGGTCAAAGGGTCAGTTGACAGAAAGGGAATAATTCCACTAAGCCCTGTGAATGGCTACTGGGCTGTGGGTCTGAGGAATGGAAACGAATACCTAACTTTTGCCAGCCCCGTTGTCAGCCTCAGTCTGAACTTGAAGCCTCAGAAGGTGGGGGTGTTTGTGAGTTATGAGGAGGGTGTGGTCTCCTTTTATGATGTAGATGCTGCAGTTCATCTTTACAGCTTCACTAAC